The following coding sequences lie in one Haematobia irritans isolate KBUSLIRL chromosome 3, ASM5000362v1, whole genome shotgun sequence genomic window:
- the LOC142231795 gene encoding uncharacterized protein LOC142231795, whose product MQIMKYSRFLVYCVIPVLFHVNVVHTSFSGLSALQKFANGLEKQRHILLCMTRTCDPLAVTKDFIIDNAIEIEIKEKPLVPETKEFRANKLASIVDRYAPIFLAAAPECHDYNYSCPIPATKSIPPEVYEYTAWLKELISASKCVPLDKDETVTEILSNSVDYIEHDIGNPGSFLKRVSPVAAYIAKELQKLCNQK is encoded by the exons ATGCAAATTATGAAGTATTCACGCTTTTTAGTATATTGCG TCATACCAGTTTTGTTCCATGTGAATGTGGTTCACACTTCTTTTTCGGGTTTATCTGCATTGCAAAAATTCGCCAATGGTTTGGAAAAGCAACGTCACATTTTACTCTGTATGACCCGTACTTGTGATCCGCTGGCCGTTACTAAGGATTTTATAATCGACAATGCAATTGAAATAGAAATCAAGGAAAAACCTTTAGTCCCCGAGACAAAAGAATTCCGGGCCAACAAATTGGCATCAATTGTTGATCGATATGCCCCAATATTTTTAGCTGCTGCTCCTGAATGTCATGATTACAATTATTCTTGTCCTATACCTGCAACGAAATCGATTCCACCAGAGGTCTATGAATATACGGCATGGTTGAAAGAGCTAATTTCTGCTTCGAAATGTGTACCCTTGGATAAGGATGAAACGGTTACCGAAATCTTAAGTAATAGTGTAGATTATATCGAACATGATATTGGCAATCCGGGAAGCTTTTTAAAAAGAGTATCACCGGTAGCAGCTTACATAGCAAAGGAATTGCAGAAATTATGCAATCAAAAATGA